The following are from one region of the Streptomyces rubrogriseus genome:
- a CDS encoding phosphocholine cytidylyltransferase family protein: protein MIGLVLAAGAGRRLRPYTDTLPKALVPVGPEGAEDGITVLDLTLANFAEVGLTEVGIIVGYRKEAVYDRQAELEQKYGVKLTLIDNDKAEEWNNAYSLWCGRDALKDGVILANGDTVHPVSVEKTLLAARGDGKKIILALDTVKNLADEEMKVVVDPDKGVQRITKLMDPADATGEYIGVTLIEGEAAAELADALKTTFERDPQLYYEDGYQELVNRGFKVDVAPIGDVKWVEIDNHDDLAKGREIACQY from the coding sequence ATGATCGGCCTCGTGCTGGCGGCCGGCGCCGGACGCCGTCTGCGCCCCTACACCGACACCCTGCCCAAGGCACTGGTCCCGGTCGGCCCCGAGGGCGCGGAGGACGGCATCACGGTCCTCGACCTGACGCTGGCGAACTTCGCCGAGGTCGGTCTGACGGAGGTCGGGATCATCGTCGGCTACCGCAAGGAGGCCGTGTACGACCGCCAGGCGGAGCTGGAGCAGAAGTACGGCGTCAAGCTCACCCTCATCGACAACGACAAGGCCGAGGAGTGGAACAACGCCTACTCCCTGTGGTGCGGCCGTGACGCCCTCAAGGACGGTGTGATCCTCGCCAACGGCGACACCGTGCACCCGGTCTCCGTCGAGAAGACCCTGCTCGCCGCCCGCGGCGACGGCAAGAAGATCATCCTCGCCCTCGACACGGTGAAGAACCTCGCCGACGAGGAGATGAAGGTCGTCGTCGACCCCGACAAGGGCGTGCAGCGCATCACCAAGCTGATGGACCCGGCCGACGCGACCGGCGAGTACATCGGCGTCACCCTGATCGAGGGCGAGGCCGCCGCGGAGCTGGCCGACGCGCTGAAGACCACCTTCGAGCGCGACCCGCAGCTCTACTACGAGGACGGCTACCAGGAGCTGGTCAACCGCGGCTTCAAGGTCGACGTGGCGCCGATCGGCGACGTCAAGTGGGTCGAGATCGACAACCACGACGACCTCGCCAAGGGCAGGGAGATCGCGTGCCAGTACTGA
- a CDS encoding DUF5941 domain-containing protein: protein MPTAILTGQPVPGSSIESELRSLGFDVHLAAGAAETETLLARAPGEERVAVVDARFVGHPHALRLGLTDPRFPLAAIPGAVTAQPAARQTLTRAMARENSAGGGTAVAVDSLADRITAALDADGAEVHRPELGSLVAAVPADPQARNEARQAVAAVDDEAVRLKSAVKARDGFVTTHFISPYSRYIARWCARRGLTPNQVTTASLITALIAAGCAATGTRGGFVAAGVLLIASFVLDCTDGQLARYSLQYSTLGAWLDATFDRAKEYAYYAGLALGAARGGDDVWALALGAMVLQTCRHVVDFSFNEANHDASANTSPTAALSDKLDSVGWTVWLRRMIVLPIGERWAMIAVLTALTTPRITFYALLIGCAFAATYTTAGRVLRSLTRRATRTDRAAKALADLADSGPLAEAGAKGLRAAARRLPGFATPAVALLGGAAVVATAALTDFGGPWPLVAALGYVLTSALAVARPLKGALDWLVPPFFRAAEYLTVLFLAAKADVNGALPAAFGLVAAVAYHHYDTVYRIRGDAGAPPQWLVRTVGGHEGRTLVITLLAVLLTATQFKVALTVLAVVVALVVLVESIRFWVAAHQVGAPAVHDEGEPA from the coding sequence TTGCCGACCGCCATCCTCACCGGTCAGCCGGTCCCGGGTTCGTCGATCGAGAGCGAGCTGCGGTCCCTGGGCTTCGACGTGCACCTCGCGGCCGGGGCCGCGGAGACCGAGACCCTCCTCGCCCGGGCTCCCGGCGAGGAGCGGGTCGCCGTCGTCGACGCCCGTTTCGTGGGCCACCCGCACGCGCTGCGCCTCGGCCTCACCGACCCCCGCTTCCCGCTCGCCGCGATCCCGGGCGCGGTGACCGCCCAGCCGGCCGCCCGCCAGACGCTGACCCGCGCGATGGCCCGCGAGAACTCCGCGGGCGGCGGCACCGCCGTGGCCGTCGACAGCCTCGCCGACCGGATCACCGCCGCCCTCGACGCCGACGGCGCCGAGGTGCACCGGCCCGAACTCGGCAGCCTCGTAGCCGCCGTCCCCGCCGACCCGCAGGCCCGCAACGAGGCGCGGCAGGCCGTCGCAGCCGTCGACGACGAGGCCGTACGCCTGAAGTCGGCGGTCAAGGCCCGCGACGGCTTCGTCACCACCCACTTCATCAGCCCCTACTCCCGCTACATCGCCCGCTGGTGCGCGCGCCGCGGCCTGACCCCCAACCAGGTCACCACCGCCTCGCTGATCACCGCGCTCATAGCGGCCGGCTGCGCGGCCACCGGCACCCGCGGCGGCTTCGTCGCCGCCGGCGTCCTGCTCATCGCCTCCTTCGTCCTCGACTGCACCGACGGACAGCTCGCCCGGTACTCCCTTCAGTACTCCACGCTCGGTGCCTGGCTCGACGCCACCTTCGACCGGGCCAAGGAGTACGCCTACTACGCGGGCCTCGCCCTCGGAGCGGCCCGCGGCGGCGACGACGTGTGGGCCCTGGCCCTCGGCGCGATGGTGCTCCAGACCTGCCGGCACGTCGTCGACTTCTCCTTCAACGAGGCCAATCACGACGCCTCGGCCAACACCAGCCCCACCGCCGCCCTCTCCGACAAGCTCGACAGCGTCGGCTGGACGGTGTGGCTGCGCCGCATGATCGTGCTGCCCATCGGCGAACGCTGGGCCATGATCGCCGTCCTGACCGCGCTCACCACGCCCCGGATCACCTTCTACGCACTGCTGATCGGCTGCGCGTTCGCCGCGACGTACACCACCGCGGGCCGCGTCCTGCGCTCGCTGACCCGCAGGGCCACCCGCACCGACCGGGCGGCGAAGGCGCTGGCCGACCTCGCCGACTCCGGTCCGCTCGCCGAGGCCGGCGCCAAGGGCCTGCGCGCCGCCGCCCGCCGGCTGCCCGGCTTCGCCACCCCCGCCGTCGCCCTCCTCGGTGGTGCCGCCGTCGTCGCCACCGCCGCGCTCACCGACTTCGGCGGCCCCTGGCCGCTCGTCGCCGCGCTCGGGTACGTGCTGACCTCCGCGCTCGCCGTCGCCCGCCCCCTCAAGGGCGCCCTCGACTGGCTGGTCCCCCCGTTCTTCCGGGCCGCCGAGTACCTCACCGTCCTGTTCCTGGCCGCGAAAGCCGACGTGAACGGGGCCCTTCCGGCGGCTTTCGGGCTGGTGGCCGCGGTCGCCTACCATCACTACGACACGGTCTACCGCATCCGTGGCGACGCGGGCGCACCGCCGCAGTGGCTGGTGCGGACGGTCGGGGGGCACGAGGGCCGCACGCTGGTGATCACCCTGCTGGCCGTGCTCCTCACCGCCACACAGTTCAAGGTCGCGCTCACGGTCCTCGCCGTGGTTGTGGCACTCGTGGTGCTCGTCGAGAGCATCCGCTTCTGGGTCGCCGCCCACCAGGTCGGCGCACCCGCCGTACACGACGAAGGAGAACCCGCATGA
- a CDS encoding cation diffusion facilitator family transporter: MGAGHDHGHAHGGHAGGTATAAYRGRLRVALAITLTVMVVEIVGGLVADSLALIADAAHMATDALGLGMALLAVHFASRPPSDRRTFGYARAEILAALANCLLLLGVGGYVLYEAIDRFVTPADTAGGPTVVFGAIGLVANMVSLSLLMRGQKESLNVRGAFLEVAADALGSLAVIVSALVILATGWQPADPIASLLIGLMIVPRTLRLLRETLDVLLEAAPKGVDIAEVRAHILALDGVEDVHDLHAWTITSGMPVLSAHVVVDGEALSAIGHEKMLHELQGCLGDHFDVEHCTFQLEPSGHAQHEARLCR; encoded by the coding sequence ATGGGGGCTGGGCACGATCACGGGCACGCGCACGGGGGGCACGCCGGCGGGACGGCGACCGCCGCGTACCGGGGCAGGCTGCGGGTGGCGCTGGCGATCACCCTCACCGTCATGGTGGTCGAGATCGTCGGCGGTCTGGTCGCCGACTCCCTCGCGCTGATCGCCGACGCCGCGCACATGGCGACCGACGCCCTGGGTCTCGGCATGGCCCTGCTGGCCGTGCACTTCGCGAGCCGCCCACCGAGCGACCGCCGCACCTTCGGCTACGCCCGCGCCGAGATCCTCGCCGCCCTGGCCAACTGCCTGCTGCTGCTCGGGGTCGGTGGTTACGTCCTGTACGAGGCGATCGACCGGTTCGTCACGCCGGCCGACACCGCGGGCGGCCCGACCGTCGTCTTCGGCGCGATCGGCCTGGTGGCGAACATGGTGTCGCTGTCGCTGCTGATGCGCGGCCAGAAGGAGAGCCTGAACGTACGGGGCGCCTTCCTGGAGGTGGCGGCCGACGCGCTGGGCTCCCTGGCGGTGATCGTCTCGGCGCTGGTGATCCTGGCCACCGGCTGGCAGCCCGCCGACCCGATCGCGTCGCTGCTGATCGGTCTGATGATCGTGCCGCGAACCTTGCGGTTGCTGCGCGAGACCCTGGACGTGCTGCTCGAGGCGGCACCCAAGGGCGTGGACATCGCGGAGGTGCGCGCCCACATACTGGCCCTCGACGGGGTCGAGGACGTGCACGACCTGCACGCCTGGACCATCACCTCCGGCATGCCCGTGCTGTCGGCGCACGTGGTGGTGGACGGCGAGGCGCTGAGCGCGATCGGCCACGAGAAGATGCTCCACGAGTTGCAGGGCTGCCTGGGCGACCACTTCGACGTGGAGCACTGCACGTTCCAGCTGGAGCCCAGCGGTCACGCGCAGCACGAGGCACGACTGTGCCGCTGA
- the idi gene encoding isopentenyl-diphosphate Delta-isomerase, whose product MPITPATATPSSSNGTAEAILLELVDENGVTIGTAEKLSAHQPPGRLHRAFSVFLFDERGRLLIQQRALGKYHSPGVWSNTCCGHPYPGEAPFAAAARRTFEELGVSPSLLAEAGTVRYNHPDPASGLVEQEYNHLFVGLVQSEPRPDPEEVAGTAFVSPAELTERHAKDTFSAWFMTVLDAARPAVRELTGTSAGW is encoded by the coding sequence ATGCCGATCACTCCTGCCACCGCGACGCCCAGCTCGTCGAACGGCACCGCAGAAGCCATTTTGCTGGAACTGGTCGACGAGAACGGTGTGACGATCGGCACCGCGGAGAAGCTCTCCGCGCACCAGCCGCCGGGGCGGCTGCACCGCGCCTTCTCCGTGTTCCTCTTCGACGAGCGGGGGCGGCTGCTGATCCAGCAGCGGGCGCTGGGCAAGTACCACTCCCCCGGTGTGTGGTCCAACACCTGCTGCGGTCACCCCTATCCCGGCGAGGCGCCGTTCGCCGCGGCGGCCCGGCGGACGTTCGAGGAGCTGGGGGTGTCGCCCTCCCTGCTCGCCGAGGCCGGCACGGTGCGCTACAACCATCCCGACCCGGCCTCCGGGCTGGTCGAGCAGGAGTACAACCACCTCTTCGTCGGCCTGGTGCAGTCCGAGCCGCGCCCGGACCCGGAGGAAGTGGCGGGGACGGCCTTCGTGTCCCCGGCCGAGCTGACCGAGCGGCACGCGAAGGACACGTTCTCGGCGTGGTTCATGACGGTGCTGGACGCGGCCCGGCCGGCCGTGCGCGAGCTGACGGGCACGTCCGCGGGCTGGTGA
- a CDS encoding ATP-binding protein, with the protein MDETGPAGPLPYEGVWRFTAPAVDASVPQARHAVRDLLVRQGVPVSDDVTQTLLLIVSELVTNAVRHAAVLSPVLAVEVAVGPEWVRVAVEDDHPYRPTALETDHGRTGGRGLLLVRETTREAGGACDVAHTASGGKVIWAALPLKHAPR; encoded by the coding sequence ATGGACGAGACCGGGCCCGCCGGGCCGCTGCCGTACGAAGGTGTCTGGCGGTTCACCGCCCCCGCCGTGGACGCCTCGGTCCCGCAGGCCCGGCACGCCGTGCGCGACCTGCTGGTGCGCCAGGGCGTGCCGGTCTCCGACGACGTGACGCAGACCCTGCTGCTGATCGTCTCGGAACTGGTCACGAACGCGGTCCGGCACGCGGCGGTGCTCTCCCCGGTGCTCGCCGTGGAGGTCGCGGTCGGGCCCGAGTGGGTGCGGGTGGCCGTGGAGGACGACCACCCCTATCGTCCGACCGCCCTGGAGACCGACCACGGCCGCACCGGTGGGCGCGGCCTGCTCCTGGTCCGCGAGACGACCCGCGAGGCGGGCGGGGCCTGCGACGTGGCCCACACCGCGAGCGGCGGCAAGGTGATCTGGGCGGCCCTGCCGCTCAAGCACGCCCCGCGCTAG
- a CDS encoding enoyl-CoA hydratase/isomerase family protein — translation MEPQLLHRVADSVATVVVHHPAKRNAMTTAMWRALPGLLDDLAADPGVRALVLTGEGATFCAGADISTLRESAGEAQGLAVRAEEALAAFPKPTLAAIRGHCVGGGAQLAAACDLRFAEETALFGVTPAKLGVVYPASATRRLVALTGPATAKYLLLSGELIDAARALRTGLVDEVLPEGELGKRVAEFTRVLVSRSLLTQAAAKEFAAGRTDRDAHWAAQARGSGDTAEGVAAFLERRQPCFGWNGPTSG, via the coding sequence ATGGAGCCGCAGCTGCTGCACCGGGTCGCCGACTCGGTCGCCACCGTCGTCGTCCACCACCCGGCCAAGCGCAACGCCATGACGACCGCGATGTGGCGGGCGCTGCCCGGCCTCCTCGACGACCTGGCCGCCGATCCGGGGGTGCGGGCGCTGGTGCTCACCGGCGAGGGCGCGACGTTCTGCGCCGGGGCCGACATCTCGACCCTGCGCGAGTCGGCCGGGGAGGCGCAGGGTCTGGCGGTGCGGGCCGAGGAGGCCCTCGCCGCGTTTCCCAAGCCGACGCTCGCGGCGATCCGAGGGCACTGCGTGGGCGGCGGGGCGCAGTTGGCGGCGGCGTGCGACCTGCGGTTCGCCGAGGAGACGGCGCTGTTCGGCGTGACCCCGGCCAAGCTGGGAGTCGTGTATCCGGCCTCCGCGACCCGGCGGCTGGTGGCCCTGACGGGGCCCGCCACGGCGAAGTACCTGCTGCTCAGCGGCGAGTTGATCGATGCCGCGCGAGCGCTGCGCACGGGCCTGGTGGACGAGGTGCTGCCGGAGGGCGAGCTCGGCAAGCGGGTGGCGGAGTTCACCCGGGTGCTGGTGTCCCGTTCCCTGCTGACGCAGGCCGCGGCGAAGGAGTTCGCCGCCGGACGCACGGACCGGGACGCCCACTGGGCCGCGCAGGCGCGGGGCAGCGGCGACACCGCGGAGGGGGTCGCCGCCTTCCTGGAGCGCAGGCAGCCGTGTTTCGGCTGGAACGGGCCTACTTCAGGATGA
- a CDS encoding DJ-1/PfpI family protein, whose amino-acid sequence MRTAIVLFDRFTALDAVGPYETMSRIPGAETVFVAERTGPVRNDTGSLALTADRTLADVPDPDVVVVPGGPGQDAQMDNETLLDWLRAADAASTWTTSVCSGSLLLAAAGLLSGRRATSHWLALDLLKGYGAEPTGERVVTDGKYVTAAGVSAGIDMGLTLVGRIAGDEHAQAVQLLTEYDPRPPYDAGSPDKAPAHLVEEFRTRNRFILK is encoded by the coding sequence GTGCGCACAGCCATCGTTCTCTTCGACCGTTTCACCGCCCTCGACGCCGTGGGCCCGTACGAGACCATGAGCCGCATTCCGGGCGCCGAGACCGTGTTCGTCGCCGAGCGGACCGGGCCGGTCCGCAACGACACGGGGAGCCTGGCGCTCACCGCCGACCGGACCCTGGCGGACGTGCCGGACCCGGACGTCGTCGTCGTGCCGGGCGGCCCCGGGCAGGACGCGCAGATGGACAACGAGACCCTGCTGGACTGGCTCCGCGCCGCCGACGCCGCCAGTACCTGGACCACCTCCGTCTGCTCCGGATCGCTGCTGCTCGCCGCCGCGGGACTGCTGAGCGGCCGCCGCGCCACCTCGCACTGGCTGGCCCTGGACCTCCTGAAGGGGTACGGCGCCGAGCCGACCGGGGAGCGGGTCGTCACCGACGGCAAGTACGTCACCGCTGCCGGCGTCTCCGCCGGCATCGACATGGGCCTCACCCTGGTCGGCCGGATCGCCGGCGACGAGCACGCCCAGGCGGTCCAGCTGCTCACCGAGTACGACCCGCGGCCGCCCTACGACGCCGGGTCCCCGGACAAGGCGCCCGCCCACCTCGTCGAGGAGTTCCGCACGAGGAACCGGTTCATCCTGAAGTAG